A stretch of the Flavobacterium sp. 5 genome encodes the following:
- a CDS encoding T9SS type A sorting domain-containing protein, with amino-acid sequence MLNSTKITTSHVSPWESLTAVNDGFTPASSEDRTNSVYGNWDGDASYNTYNWIEYEWDFAHSINSVSVYWFTDYGGIGQPTDAYIEYWDGINWVKGSAIGLALNQFNVVDNLNIKSRKLRIYVKSTTATGVIEFQVFGTETTECNPSALTASTIINTGSEKNINYAVVSTDESVQFKATVPTGNTNPKMKWTGPNNFTSSDQNITLSNLLEINSGTYTFLYINDCGTESTLDFQLTVKGENSEFTTWPAYDSTLHYDFKSDYPDFPKPLKNLEKDYPGYAGCNSASSRDYGSWTFVKGPNANPLVTDAAVDALLKRLDGDFAFLRDNMGWPPDKLYRAGYRSSVYLYGSGLCTDTAPNTELGGWQSGVGTPDGESWPMVLLSYYPVASFDTNTTLPDAQYQTGACTHEGIHAIYASLPGCRKSAWFHEGSNVWLQTVLDIKKSGSTDYSNVDLGWLSAGSVIAPFIPIECYGGWFQDGTFGGPSAEGIESGVQNDKGETLRLTRDIIGGVQYSSVFPTFLGEIVGEKSLPWVWNYCEGRVLEGIANGNGTVNGIGDTKMRKMVQEYRARLALADFGKFEQPILSLYRNNMGRELGPEQPALLNVPKWKATPYAQTTTDEDGYLIPNVETLPGWSGANFIPIHVEGNQATVFFEPLGKNMSIQLCYRTKEGKTIYSQSVYAGDCTISFDQGAPANGVIFAVICNSDYIFKDESTRKTKFNYKLKLGEGAKTVAGVDKNWWDWKATISENLSVGDFSGSSSNFIIYPNPTNNDSLLNIKVSNKNSEKLSLKITNINGKVVFEKENYNTEQEQYYTGGLAKGVYFVTVQSLGSKQTKKIIVK; translated from the coding sequence ATGCTAAATTCAACAAAAATTACTACTTCTCATGTTTCGCCATGGGAAAGCCTTACTGCCGTTAATGATGGTTTTACGCCTGCAAGCTCAGAAGACCGAACTAATTCTGTTTATGGAAACTGGGATGGAGATGCTTCCTATAATACTTATAATTGGATAGAATACGAATGGGATTTTGCACATTCCATAAACTCAGTTTCTGTATATTGGTTTACAGATTATGGAGGTATCGGACAGCCTACAGATGCCTACATTGAATATTGGGACGGAATTAATTGGGTAAAAGGAAGTGCTATTGGACTTGCTCTTAATCAATTCAATGTTGTAGATAATTTAAACATTAAATCCAGAAAATTAAGAATCTACGTAAAAAGTACAACTGCTACAGGTGTAATTGAATTTCAGGTTTTTGGTACCGAAACAACCGAATGTAATCCTTCTGCATTAACTGCTAGCACAATTATAAATACCGGAAGCGAAAAAAACATTAATTATGCCGTTGTATCTACCGATGAAAGTGTGCAATTTAAAGCCACTGTACCAACTGGTAATACTAATCCTAAAATGAAATGGACCGGTCCAAATAACTTTACCTCTTCTGATCAAAATATCACTTTATCAAATTTACTAGAGATAAATTCTGGAACATATACTTTTTTATACATTAATGACTGTGGGACAGAAAGTACTCTCGATTTTCAATTAACCGTAAAAGGAGAAAATAGTGAATTTACAACATGGCCAGCTTACGACTCCACACTTCATTACGATTTTAAAAGTGATTATCCAGATTTTCCAAAACCACTAAAAAATTTAGAAAAAGACTATCCAGGATATGCTGGTTGTAATAGTGCTTCGTCTAGAGATTATGGTTCATGGACTTTTGTTAAAGGGCCAAATGCAAACCCTTTAGTAACTGATGCTGCAGTAGATGCGTTGCTAAAACGTCTGGATGGAGATTTTGCTTTTCTAAGAGACAATATGGGGTGGCCTCCAGACAAATTATACAGAGCAGGATATCGCAGTTCAGTATATTTATATGGTTCAGGATTATGTACCGATACGGCACCAAATACAGAATTAGGAGGTTGGCAAAGTGGCGTTGGTACTCCAGATGGAGAAAGTTGGCCAATGGTACTTTTGTCTTATTATCCTGTTGCAAGTTTTGACACAAATACAACTTTACCAGATGCACAATATCAAACTGGGGCTTGTACACACGAAGGTATTCATGCTATTTATGCATCATTGCCTGGATGCAGAAAATCGGCTTGGTTTCACGAAGGATCAAATGTTTGGCTACAAACAGTATTAGATATCAAAAAATCAGGGAGTACAGACTATAGCAATGTAGATTTAGGATGGTTAAGTGCTGGTTCTGTAATTGCTCCATTTATCCCTATAGAATGTTATGGCGGATGGTTTCAAGACGGAACTTTCGGAGGACCTTCTGCCGAAGGTATTGAATCTGGAGTTCAAAATGATAAAGGCGAAACTTTAAGATTAACTAGAGACATTATTGGTGGGGTACAATATAGCTCTGTATTCCCAACCTTTTTAGGAGAAATTGTAGGCGAAAAAAGTTTGCCTTGGGTTTGGAATTATTGTGAAGGACGTGTATTGGAAGGTATTGCCAACGGTAACGGAACTGTTAATGGTATTGGAGATACTAAAATGCGTAAAATGGTTCAGGAATATAGAGCAAGACTAGCATTAGCTGATTTTGGAAAATTTGAACAACCGATTTTAAGCTTGTACCGCAATAATATGGGACGTGAATTAGGCCCTGAGCAACCAGCACTTCTAAATGTACCCAAATGGAAAGCAACACCTTATGCTCAAACAACTACTGACGAAGACGGATATTTAATTCCTAATGTAGAAACGTTACCAGGTTGGTCAGGCGCAAATTTTATTCCAATTCATGTTGAAGGAAATCAAGCTACAGTATTTTTTGAGCCCTTAGGAAAAAATATGTCGATACAATTATGTTACCGTACCAAAGAAGGAAAAACAATTTACTCACAGTCAGTTTATGCAGGTGATTGTACTATCTCTTTTGATCAAGGTGCTCCTGCAAATGGTGTCATATTTGCTGTAATTTGTAATTCAGATTATATTTTTAAGGATGAATCTACTCGTAAAACTAAGTTTAATTACAAACTGAAACTTGGAGAAGGTGCTAAAACTGTTGCAGGTGTAGATAAAAATTGGTGGGATTGGAAAGCTACTATCTCAGAGAATCTTTCTGTTGGTGATTTTTCTGGATCTTCTTCAAATTTTATAATCTATCCAAATCCAACAAACAATGATTCTTTACTTAATATTAAAGTATCAAATAAAAATTCTGAAAAACTTAGCTTAAAAATAACTAATATCAACGGAAAAGTAGTATTTGAAAAAGAGAACTATAATACCGAACAAGAACAGTATTACACCGGAGGATTAGCTAAAGGTGTTTATTTTGTAACCGTTCAATCTCTAGGTTCTAAACAAACAAAAAAGATCATTGTGAAGTAA